In the genome of Bryobacteraceae bacterium, one region contains:
- a CDS encoding PQQ-dependent dehydrogenase, methanol/ethanol family encodes MRQAILLFLAAAIASGQVKFEDIAKGPGENWLTYAGDYRGQRHSALKQITTANAASLAPRWVYHVPKANGLRGVPIVYDGIMYITAPNEIRALDASNGRLIWAFKDTKAKKEAVNRGAAIAGDRVYFVTADVHLVALNRKTGAVEWQKKYGDIETGIFASAAPLVVKDKVLVGNAGGDTGMRGFIAALSASTGEELWRTYTIPAKGEPGSETWGDLIDYGGGATWLSGTYDPETNTLFWTTGNPWPDFFGGDRKGDNLYSCSVLALDADTGKLKWHFQFTPHDVHDWDAQSWPVLIEAPWEGKMRKVVLHANRNGFFYMLDRETGRFLRATKLVDNLDWATGIDAKGRPVAVPGKEPTPAGNRVCPGVRGATNWMSPSYNPATGLFYVVTLEQCDIFTSSSKTPEPKKNFSGGGAGPKPVDVGQFFLRAFDPKTGLKKWEYPMTGPAESWAGTLSTAGGLIFFGDDDGALVALDARDGKHLWHFNMGEGLTASPMTYAVDGKQFVAIESATAVFAFGLFDQPRQ; translated from the coding sequence ATGCGCCAGGCGATACTGCTGTTTTTGGCGGCCGCGATTGCGTCCGGCCAGGTAAAGTTCGAGGACATCGCAAAGGGGCCGGGAGAGAACTGGCTGACCTACGCGGGCGACTACCGTGGGCAGCGGCACAGCGCGCTGAAACAGATCACGACGGCGAACGCGGCGTCGCTGGCGCCGCGGTGGGTGTATCACGTCCCGAAGGCGAACGGCCTGCGCGGAGTGCCGATCGTGTACGACGGGATCATGTACATCACCGCGCCGAACGAGATTCGGGCGCTCGATGCGAGCAACGGCCGGCTGATCTGGGCATTCAAGGATACGAAGGCGAAGAAGGAGGCTGTGAATCGCGGCGCGGCGATCGCGGGCGACCGGGTCTACTTCGTGACGGCCGACGTGCACCTGGTGGCGCTGAACCGCAAGACGGGCGCCGTGGAGTGGCAGAAGAAGTACGGCGACATCGAGACCGGGATCTTCGCGTCGGCGGCGCCGCTGGTAGTCAAAGACAAGGTGCTGGTGGGGAACGCCGGAGGCGACACCGGAATGCGCGGATTCATCGCGGCGCTTTCGGCTTCCACCGGAGAAGAACTGTGGCGCACCTATACGATTCCGGCGAAGGGCGAACCGGGTTCGGAGACGTGGGGTGACCTGATTGACTACGGCGGCGGCGCGACATGGCTTTCCGGCACCTACGATCCGGAGACGAATACACTGTTCTGGACCACGGGCAACCCCTGGCCGGACTTTTTCGGCGGCGACCGGAAGGGCGACAATCTCTATAGCTGTTCCGTGCTTGCCCTCGACGCCGATACCGGAAAGCTCAAATGGCACTTTCAGTTCACTCCGCACGACGTGCACGATTGGGACGCGCAATCCTGGCCCGTGCTGATCGAAGCGCCGTGGGAAGGGAAGATGCGCAAGGTAGTTCTGCACGCCAACCGGAACGGGTTCTTCTACATGCTTGACCGGGAGACGGGCCGGTTCCTGCGCGCTACCAAGCTCGTGGACAACCTCGATTGGGCCACCGGCATCGACGCCAAGGGGCGTCCGGTAGCCGTGCCGGGCAAGGAACCAACGCCAGCCGGCAACCGCGTGTGTCCCGGCGTGCGCGGAGCGACGAACTGGATGTCGCCCTCGTACAATCCGGCCACCGGTTTGTTCTACGTAGTTACGCTCGAGCAGTGCGACATCTTCACCAGTTCATCCAAGACTCCCGAGCCGAAGAAGAATTTTTCCGGCGGCGGCGCGGGCCCGAAACCGGTCGATGTGGGTCAGTTCTTCCTGCGCGCGTTTGATCCGAAGACGGGATTGAAGAAATGGGAATATCCGATGACGGGTCCGGCGGAATCGTGGGCGGGGACTCTATCGACGGCGGGAGGCTTGATCTTTTTCGGGGACGACGACGGCGCGCTGGTGGCGCTCGACGCGCGCGATGGGAAGCACCTCTGGCATTTCAACATGGGCGAGGGGTTGACGGCCTCGCCCATGACCTACGCGGTAGACGGCAAGCAGTTCGTCGCCATCGAGAGCGCCACGGCTGTTTTCGCCTTCGGGTTGTTCGATCAGCCCCGGCAGTAG
- a CDS encoding sulfatase-like hydrolase/transferase, with product MTRRELLASMAAPLAAQPTARKPNIVVLFADDLGYGECGFQGNREIPTPNVDSIARAGVRFSNGYVTAPVCCPSRAGMITGRYQTRFGHEFNLIGKANQGANVGLPLSEKTIADHLKAAGYRTGLVGKWHLGGSPRYHPLRRGFEEFYGFLHEGHFYYPPPYRGGLTRLRTNEPPYDDENPVLRDTKPIVEPEYLTDALAREGAAFIGRNKEKPFFLYLAFNAIHSPMQAPVPLVREFPHIVDEQRRLFAAMLTSMDNAVGRVIGALRDAGVENDTLLIFLSDNGGPTAELTSNNQPLRGGKGQLWEGGIRIPFSMQWKGRIPGGVSYEEPVSSLDILPTALAAAGAKAAPLDGVDLLPYLSQGRGGVPHDSLFWRYGRSMALRRGRWKIVRQPAGRNAPAQFALYDLAADVAETRDLRESAKPDFERLSREVEELNRQMAPPLWN from the coding sequence ATGACCCGCCGCGAACTCCTCGCATCCATGGCTGCGCCGCTTGCCGCGCAGCCGACGGCGCGCAAGCCCAACATCGTCGTTCTCTTCGCCGACGACCTCGGCTACGGCGAATGCGGCTTTCAGGGCAACCGGGAGATCCCCACTCCCAACGTCGATTCCATTGCACGCGCGGGTGTCCGCTTTTCGAATGGCTACGTTACCGCGCCCGTATGCTGTCCATCGCGGGCCGGCATGATAACCGGGCGCTACCAGACCCGCTTCGGCCACGAATTCAACCTCATTGGCAAGGCGAACCAGGGCGCCAACGTCGGCCTGCCACTGAGTGAGAAAACGATCGCCGACCACCTGAAGGCAGCCGGCTATCGCACCGGTCTCGTCGGAAAATGGCACTTGGGCGGCAGCCCTCGGTATCATCCGTTGCGTCGCGGCTTCGAAGAATTCTACGGCTTTCTCCACGAAGGGCACTTCTACTACCCGCCGCCCTATCGCGGCGGTCTCACCCGACTGCGGACCAATGAGCCTCCTTACGATGACGAGAACCCGGTGCTCCGCGACACGAAACCGATCGTCGAGCCCGAATATCTCACCGACGCGCTCGCCCGCGAAGGCGCCGCCTTCATCGGCCGCAACAAGGAAAAGCCGTTTTTCCTTTACCTCGCTTTCAACGCCATCCACTCGCCGATGCAGGCTCCGGTGCCGCTGGTGCGCGAGTTCCCACACATCGTCGACGAACAGCGCCGCTTGTTCGCCGCGATGCTCACTTCGATGGACAATGCCGTGGGACGCGTCATCGGCGCCCTGCGCGACGCCGGAGTAGAGAACGACACTCTCCTCATCTTCCTCAGCGACAACGGCGGGCCCACTGCCGAGTTGACCTCGAACAACCAGCCTCTCCGCGGCGGCAAGGGTCAACTTTGGGAAGGCGGAATCCGAATCCCCTTCTCGATGCAATGGAAGGGACGCATTCCCGGAGGCGTCTCCTATGAGGAGCCGGTGAGTTCACTCGATATTCTTCCCACCGCACTCGCCGCCGCCGGAGCCAAGGCGGCGCCGCTGGATGGCGTCGACCTCCTGCCCTACTTGTCCCAGGGCAGGGGCGGCGTGCCGCATGACAGCCTGTTCTGGCGCTACGGCCGGAGCATGGCCCTACGCCGCGGCCGTTGGAAGATCGTCCGCCAGCCGGCGGGCCGCAACGCGCCGGCCCAGTTCGCCTTGTATGACCTCGCAGCCGACGTCGCCGAAACGCGGGACCTGCGGGAATCCGCCAAGCCGGACTTCGAACGCCTCAGCCGCGAAGTGGAAGAACTGAACCGCCAGATGGCGCCTCCGCTTTGGAACTGA
- a CDS encoding PQQ-binding-like beta-propeller repeat protein: MPSEFTDATRLWRTALPPGKSSPVFAGDRIFLTGHEGDDLLTFCVNRSDGRLLWKAAITRARTERRNKLNDAAAPTPVTDGENVYAFFADFGLVSYSAAGRERWRVPLPPMPSMQGVAGSPILSGGKLVLVVDKTEDSFMMAVDTRNGETLWRHARPPAPGGGYSSPVLFHPRGQPEQLVTFSPMELAAFSLATGEKLWWVGGLPPQPKATPAVAGDTIYVFARSFYGDGLPPIPAWEETLAANDANRNGAIEKEEAPEGPAKRYFGVVDRSKDGHVDAAEWSGLIDFAAPNSVLMAVRPAGRGDLSGTAVRWRFERNIPDVPSPLLYQGVLYMVQNGGILTALDAATGAVKKQGRITGALGDYYSSPVAADGRIYFANMDGKLAVVRSGPEWEVESVSDLGEDCFATPAIVDGAIYVRTGSALARYERRK, from the coding sequence TTGCCATCTGAGTTCACGGACGCCACTCGCCTTTGGCGCACGGCTCTGCCGCCCGGCAAGTCTTCGCCGGTCTTCGCTGGCGACCGCATCTTCCTTACCGGCCACGAAGGCGACGACCTGTTGACGTTCTGCGTCAATCGGAGCGACGGCCGTCTCCTCTGGAAAGCCGCCATCACCCGTGCGCGCACCGAACGGCGCAACAAACTCAACGACGCGGCCGCGCCCACCCCGGTCACGGACGGCGAGAACGTCTACGCCTTCTTCGCCGATTTCGGACTCGTCTCCTACTCTGCGGCCGGACGCGAGCGGTGGCGCGTGCCGCTTCCGCCGATGCCCAGTATGCAAGGCGTGGCCGGTTCGCCCATACTTTCCGGCGGGAAGCTGGTGCTCGTTGTGGACAAGACCGAAGACTCGTTCATGATGGCGGTGGACACGCGCAATGGAGAAACCTTGTGGCGGCACGCCCGGCCTCCGGCGCCCGGCGGCGGGTATTCCTCACCGGTGTTGTTTCACCCCCGTGGGCAACCGGAGCAGTTGGTAACCTTCTCGCCGATGGAGTTGGCAGCCTTCTCCCTGGCTACCGGCGAGAAATTGTGGTGGGTCGGTGGACTCCCGCCTCAACCCAAGGCGACACCCGCCGTGGCCGGCGACACGATCTACGTGTTCGCACGCAGCTTCTATGGCGACGGGCTCCCGCCGATCCCGGCCTGGGAGGAGACGCTCGCGGCGAACGACGCCAACCGCAACGGCGCCATCGAAAAGGAGGAGGCGCCGGAGGGGCCGGCCAAGCGGTACTTCGGCGTCGTCGACCGCAGCAAGGATGGTCATGTCGACGCGGCTGAATGGAGCGGCCTGATCGACTTCGCTGCGCCGAACAGCGTCCTCATGGCGGTGCGCCCGGCCGGCCGTGGCGATCTGAGCGGAACCGCCGTCCGCTGGCGGTTTGAACGCAACATTCCAGACGTCCCGTCGCCGCTCCTCTACCAGGGCGTCCTCTATATGGTGCAGAACGGCGGCATCCTCACGGCGCTCGATGCGGCCACCGGCGCGGTAAAGAAGCAAGGGCGGATCACAGGTGCGCTCGGCGACTACTACTCGTCCCCGGTCGCCGCCGACGGGCGCATCTACTTCGCGAACATGGATGGCAAACTCGCCGTCGTTCGCTCCGGCCCGGAGTGGGAAGTGGAGTCCGTGAGCGACCTCGGCGAGGACTGCTTCGCGACGCCTGCCATCGTCGACGGCGCCATCTACGTGCGAACCGGCTCCGCTCTCGCGCGCTACGAGAGGCGCAAGTAG
- a CDS encoding c-type cytochrome, with product MRFLLFFTVAGVLLAQHEKDGEKDKHPFLKDPAAIEAGQKLFAGGCAVCHGADGRGGRGPNLVDRVMWHPMDEETVFKAVQKGVPAGGMPPSNLSEDDTWRVVAYVRSLTAPAGETSVPGDAKAGEDLFWSEAAGCSNCHAIRGKGGMLGPDLGNSGATRAAVMLREAIVDPDADGALGYRSVSVTMKNGTKLRGVARNRTNYSLQLQDAKGNLHLLRSSEIAEMTVGKGSPMPKDYGKRLDKTQIDNLVAYLARQSVRETR from the coding sequence ATGCGATTCCTGCTTTTCTTCACCGTGGCCGGTGTGTTGCTCGCCCAACATGAAAAGGACGGCGAGAAGGACAAGCATCCGTTCCTCAAGGATCCGGCGGCGATCGAGGCGGGACAGAAGCTGTTTGCCGGAGGCTGCGCGGTTTGCCACGGCGCGGACGGACGCGGCGGGCGCGGTCCGAATCTCGTCGACCGGGTGATGTGGCATCCGATGGACGAGGAGACGGTCTTCAAAGCCGTGCAGAAGGGCGTTCCCGCCGGTGGCATGCCGCCGTCGAACCTGAGCGAGGACGACACGTGGCGCGTGGTCGCCTACGTGCGGTCCCTCACCGCGCCGGCGGGCGAGACATCGGTTCCCGGAGACGCCAAGGCCGGTGAGGATCTGTTCTGGAGCGAGGCGGCGGGGTGCTCTAACTGCCACGCGATTCGCGGCAAGGGCGGCATGCTCGGACCCGATCTCGGCAACAGCGGAGCCACTCGCGCCGCGGTGATGCTGCGCGAGGCCATCGTGGATCCGGACGCCGACGGCGCGCTTGGGTACCGGAGCGTGAGTGTCACGATGAAAAACGGGACCAAGCTGCGGGGGGTGGCGCGGAACCGGACCAATTATTCGCTGCAGTTGCAGGACGCCAAAGGGAACTTGCACCTGCTGCGCTCGTCCGAAATCGCCGAGATGACGGTTGGGAAGGGGTCGCCGATGCCAAAAGACTACGGCAAACGGCTCGACAAAACGCAAATCGATAATCTGGTCGCCTATCTGGCGCGGCAGTCGGTGCGCGAGACACGTTAG
- the arsS gene encoding arsenosugar biosynthesis radical SAM protein ArsS (Some members of this family are selenoproteins.): protein MSLLSANSPLSHVSEQLRILNGAPPVKPFESALGGALTATAVQTLQINVGKLCNQTCEHCHVDAGPDRREVMTRETAEHCIRAAAAARISIVDITGGAPELNPNFRWLVEQSRALGAHVMDRCNLSILLAPSQSGLIDFLARHRVEIIASMPCYLEENVNKQRGAGVYAKSIEALKLLNAAGYGQPGSDLKLNLVYNPGGPSLPPPQAALEADYKRELSARHGIVFHSLYTMTNMPISRFLDSLLRAGRYEAYMDKLVQAYNSSAALNVMCRTLISVGWDGTLYDCDFNQMLDMPVNHGAPAHIRDFNSALLARRTITTGPHCYGCTAGAGSSCAGATTS, encoded by the coding sequence GTGAGCCTGCTTAGCGCGAACAGCCCACTCTCGCATGTTTCTGAACAACTGCGGATTCTCAACGGCGCGCCACCGGTGAAGCCGTTTGAGTCCGCCCTCGGCGGCGCTCTCACCGCCACGGCGGTGCAAACCCTGCAAATCAACGTCGGGAAGCTTTGCAACCAGACCTGTGAACATTGCCACGTCGATGCCGGGCCGGACCGCCGAGAGGTCATGACTCGGGAAACCGCCGAGCATTGCATTCGCGCCGCCGCCGCCGCGCGCATCTCCATCGTCGATATTACGGGCGGGGCTCCGGAATTGAATCCCAACTTCCGCTGGCTGGTGGAACAATCCCGCGCCCTCGGCGCGCATGTCATGGACCGCTGCAATCTCTCGATTCTCCTCGCGCCGTCGCAATCCGGCCTCATCGATTTCCTTGCTCGGCATCGAGTGGAGATCATTGCCAGCATGCCCTGCTATCTCGAGGAAAACGTCAACAAGCAGCGTGGCGCCGGCGTCTACGCGAAGTCGATCGAGGCGCTGAAGCTCCTGAACGCGGCCGGGTACGGTCAGCCTGGTTCCGATCTCAAACTCAATCTCGTCTACAATCCCGGCGGGCCCTCTCTGCCGCCGCCGCAGGCCGCCCTGGAAGCCGACTACAAACGCGAATTGAGCGCCCGCCACGGCATTGTGTTCCACTCCCTCTACACCATGACCAACATGCCCATCTCGCGCTTCCTGGATTCCCTGTTGCGCGCCGGGCGCTACGAAGCCTACATGGACAAGCTGGTGCAGGCGTACAACTCCTCCGCCGCCCTCAACGTGATGTGCCGGACTCTGATCTCCGTCGGTTGGGACGGTACGCTCTACGACTGCGACTTCAACCAGATGCTCGATATGCCCGTCAACCACGGCGCGCCGGCCCACATCCGCGATTTCAATTCCGCTCTTCTCGCCCGCCGCACCATCACAACCGGACCCCACTGCTACGGCTGCACTGCTGGCGCCGGATCGAGCTGCGCCGGTGCGACAACTTCTTAA
- a CDS encoding NAD(P)/FAD-dependent oxidoreductase, which produces MGGAERPRRTPRRTFLLAGLSAALPAATAPRIAIVGGGIAGLYTSWLLKRAGIASTIYESSNRTGGRMFSAKGVAAPEVVTELGGEFVDTNHAEILGLAKHFGLDLIDTGADSETGLQSEAFLFGGAPRGAGEIAAEFRQVAQRMRDDIRRSGGRGMRRFDRMSIAGYLDSIGMRGWLRSLLDVAYRTEYGMDVEEQSAMNLLTLIAPELAGDRIRLFGDSDERYKILGGNQGVPDALAAELTDAIERGHQLESIAERGRGYRLSLRKPGGGAMEVDADVVVMTVPFSILRDLDLRVRLPKKKLRAIRELGYGTNAKIFFGFERRLWRERGHTGALFTDTDCQLVWDSSRLQPTEMGALTMLMGGRAGIAVGEGSPESHERRLLPEVEKVWSGVTALRRGAPKRFHWPSHPHTRAAYASYKVGQWRDIRGQEFPAVGNLHFAGEHCSLADQGYMEGGAETAKRVAAAIARKLGRRA; this is translated from the coding sequence GTGGGCGGCGCCGAACGACCTCGAAGAACACCACGGCGGACTTTCCTGCTCGCCGGACTCAGCGCGGCGCTGCCCGCTGCCACGGCTCCCCGAATCGCGATTGTGGGCGGGGGAATCGCCGGACTGTACACGAGTTGGCTGCTCAAGCGGGCCGGAATCGCATCCACGATTTATGAATCGTCCAACCGGACCGGCGGGCGGATGTTTTCGGCAAAGGGCGTGGCTGCTCCGGAGGTAGTGACTGAACTCGGCGGCGAATTCGTGGATACCAACCACGCTGAGATTCTCGGGCTGGCGAAGCATTTCGGCCTGGACCTGATCGACACCGGAGCCGACAGCGAGACGGGCTTGCAATCGGAAGCCTTTCTGTTCGGAGGCGCGCCTCGAGGCGCGGGGGAGATCGCCGCCGAGTTCCGGCAAGTGGCGCAGAGGATGCGCGACGACATCCGGCGCTCGGGCGGGCGCGGCATGCGGCGCTTCGACCGAATGTCGATCGCCGGGTACCTCGACTCGATCGGCATGCGGGGGTGGCTTCGTTCGCTGCTCGATGTAGCGTACCGGACCGAGTACGGAATGGATGTCGAGGAGCAATCCGCGATGAACCTGTTGACGCTGATCGCGCCGGAACTGGCAGGCGACCGGATCCGATTGTTCGGCGACAGCGACGAGCGGTACAAGATCCTCGGCGGGAACCAAGGGGTTCCGGACGCGCTGGCCGCGGAGTTGACCGACGCGATCGAGCGCGGCCATCAATTGGAGTCGATCGCCGAGCGCGGGCGTGGCTACCGGCTCAGTCTGCGGAAACCCGGCGGCGGCGCGATGGAGGTGGACGCCGACGTTGTGGTGATGACAGTGCCGTTCTCGATCCTTCGTGATCTAGACCTGCGGGTGAGACTGCCGAAGAAGAAGCTGCGTGCGATTCGCGAGTTGGGCTACGGCACGAACGCGAAGATCTTTTTCGGGTTCGAGCGCCGGCTATGGAGAGAGCGCGGCCACACGGGCGCGCTGTTCACTGATACCGATTGCCAGTTGGTGTGGGACTCGAGCCGGCTCCAACCGACCGAGATGGGCGCGTTGACGATGCTGATGGGCGGCAGGGCGGGCATCGCCGTGGGCGAAGGGAGCCCGGAATCTCACGAGCGGCGCTTACTACCGGAAGTGGAGAAGGTCTGGTCCGGAGTGACGGCGTTGCGCCGCGGAGCGCCGAAACGCTTTCACTGGCCGAGCCACCCGCACACTCGCGCCGCCTATGCGAGCTACAAGGTGGGCCAGTGGCGCGATATTCGCGGCCAGGAATTTCCAGCCGTTGGAAATTTGCATTTCGCGGGCGAGCATTGTTCGCTGGCCGATCAGGGCTACATGGAAGGCGGCGCGGAGACGGCGAAACGCGTGGCGGCGGCAATCGCACGGAAGCTGGGCCGCAGGGCTTGA
- a CDS encoding ankyrin repeat domain-containing protein, translating to MQSRPMLALFLAAMPILAKDLRPDVRDAAQRAIASLETPARAWSEKQQCISCHTQALPMMAVAAARSRGLTLDEKVHRAHAAKVFALFGSIDMAVQDPFLIDPAFGEGYALLAAHAAGIEPSLTTAIYARRIANWQRADGSWNIFDSRPPSASSRVAATAIAARAVSLYMPHELPAMRRDVMTKAARWLAAQRVTHTEDLSFKLMGLAWCGAAKKEIARAARDLRAAQMPDGGWAQYPGAATDAYATGQALVTLTRAGGLRALDAAGRRGIEYLMRTQAPDGAWLVKTRIHTRAPVSPPYFETGFPYGKDQIISTAATAWAAMALMEALPPATLAATPLPVPEATPVGEQPWMRAALFGPADAMNQMEPNAATAGGTTAMMMAVHDAAKVEILARRGASMTGAAKSGFTPLMVAATYRNNAGVVRFLLDHGAAVNVDKGVMFNASPLTLAAMGGNPEMVEILLDAGADITRPMLLVGVYPVRPLDLAVVWDDATLLRMFAAKGAEIDAKSGLGMTPLSIAMLKHNENAARALLDLGASRDNVDKFGMKPADHAASIDFGDAGFVSRVLR from the coding sequence ATGCAATCTCGACCCATGCTCGCCCTGTTCCTGGCGGCCATGCCGATCTTGGCCAAGGACCTGCGGCCCGATGTCCGCGACGCCGCGCAGCGCGCAATCGCTTCCCTGGAAACACCGGCCCGCGCTTGGTCCGAAAAGCAGCAGTGTATTTCCTGCCACACGCAGGCGCTGCCGATGATGGCCGTTGCCGCGGCCCGCTCCCGCGGTCTCACACTCGATGAGAAGGTCCATCGCGCTCATGCCGCCAAGGTGTTCGCCCTTTTCGGATCCATCGACATGGCCGTGCAGGATCCGTTCCTCATCGATCCCGCCTTCGGCGAGGGCTATGCGCTCTTGGCGGCCCACGCCGCCGGCATCGAGCCCAGTCTGACCACCGCCATCTACGCTCGCCGCATCGCCAACTGGCAGCGCGCCGACGGTTCCTGGAACATCTTCGATAGCCGCCCGCCCAGTGCCTCCAGCCGGGTGGCCGCCACGGCCATCGCCGCTCGCGCCGTCTCGCTCTACATGCCGCATGAACTCCCGGCGATGCGGCGCGACGTGATGACGAAGGCCGCGCGGTGGCTGGCCGCCCAGCGGGTGACGCATACCGAGGACCTATCGTTCAAGCTCATGGGCCTCGCGTGGTGCGGCGCCGCGAAAAAGGAGATTGCACGCGCCGCGCGCGATCTACGAGCCGCGCAGATGCCGGATGGAGGATGGGCCCAATACCCCGGCGCGGCGACGGACGCCTACGCGACCGGGCAGGCGCTGGTGACGCTGACGCGCGCCGGAGGCCTGCGCGCCCTCGACGCGGCTGGGCGTCGCGGCATCGAGTACCTGATGCGCACCCAGGCTCCCGATGGCGCCTGGCTGGTGAAGACGCGGATCCATACCAGGGCTCCCGTGAGCCCGCCCTACTTTGAGACCGGTTTCCCATACGGCAAGGATCAAATCATCTCCACCGCCGCAACCGCTTGGGCGGCGATGGCCTTGATGGAGGCCCTGCCGCCCGCGACCCTCGCGGCTACGCCGCTGCCGGTTCCCGAAGCCACGCCAGTAGGCGAGCAGCCGTGGATGCGCGCCGCGCTGTTTGGTCCAGCCGACGCAATGAATCAGATGGAGCCGAACGCCGCGACGGCGGGTGGAACCACGGCAATGATGATGGCCGTCCATGACGCCGCGAAGGTTGAGATTCTGGCGCGCCGGGGAGCTTCCATGACCGGGGCCGCCAAGTCCGGCTTCACGCCGCTGATGGTGGCCGCCACCTATCGCAACAACGCGGGCGTCGTTCGCTTCCTGCTCGACCATGGCGCCGCGGTCAACGTGGACAAGGGCGTGATGTTCAACGCCTCGCCGCTGACGCTCGCCGCCATGGGTGGGAATCCGGAGATGGTCGAAATACTGCTCGACGCCGGCGCCGACATCACGCGGCCGATGCTGCTGGTTGGCGTGTATCCCGTGCGTCCGCTGGATCTCGCCGTTGTTTGGGACGATGCCACACTGCTACGCATGTTCGCGGCGAAAGGCGCGGAGATCGATGCCAAGAGCGGCCTCGGCATGACGCCGCTCTCCATCGCGATGCTGAAGCACAACGAGAACGCGGCCCGGGCGCTGCTCGATCTCGGCGCTTCCCGCGACAATGTGGACAAGTTCGGGATGAAGCCCGCCGATCACGCCGCGTCAATCGACTTCGGCGACGCCGGTTTCGTCAGCCGCGTACTGCGGTAG